The following coding sequences lie in one Takifugu flavidus isolate HTHZ2018 chromosome 4, ASM371156v2, whole genome shotgun sequence genomic window:
- the LOC130523727 gene encoding uncharacterized protein LOC130523727 codes for MESSKKNRRGFEEENYPGKHLTLEELKKRRALKKYPKSEIPDYPRPQFHLFYVKHDTNRAGLEGIYADNGFRCPYEDPYVWWNMVVTPDDIQSAEDRMLEETYPDRTEEQRLMQPRFLAHFATSLAFREHSRLGSFRFTFTLREVLDAYGEQFCDGEKPVMRVFKTTLYKKEIMYAVLVHSPKLSGEFSHFPLLTDDTSPVCGYNEEAGHMIWKAEAMCETHRYRLMRDDTENRMTAEPWNEYPQYFFWDNVALAFHVGKKVWTFGSDKLRDSLTISKPDDIKIEPEVIDPLEALSIIRQLWPEYQEDRVEPDQGVEERGKY; via the exons ATGGAATCTtcgaaaaaaaacaggagaggtTTTGAGGAAGAGAATTATCCGGGAAAACACCTGACATTGGAGGAATTAAAAAAACGTCGTGCTCTGAAGAAGTACCCTAAATCAGAAATTCCTGATTATCCTCGTCCACAGTTTCACCTGTTTTATGTGAAACACGACACAAACAGAGCCGGCCTGGAGGGCATTTATGCTGACAATGGCTTCCGTTGTCCGTATGAAGACCCTTACGTATGGTGGAACATGGTGGTGACACCTGATGACATCCAGTCTGCTGAGGACAGGATGCTGGAGGAAACCTACCCAGATCGCACAGAGGAACAACGCCTAATGCAGCCAAGGTTTCTGGCACACTTTGCCACCTCTCTAGCCTTCAGAGAGCATTCCAGACTGGGCTCATTCCGCTTCACCTTCACACTCAGAGAAGTGCTGGATGCTTACGGAGAGCAG TTTTGCGACGGTGAAAAGCCCGTCATGAGGGTATTCAAGACCACCCTGTACAAAAAGGAGATCATGTATGCTGTGTTGGTCCATAGCCCAAAACTCAGTGGGGAATTTTCTCACTTTCCGTTGCTGACCGATGACACGAGTCCTGTCTGCGGGTACAACGAGGAGGCGGGCCACATGATCTGGAAGGCTGAAGCCATGTGTGAAACTCACAG GTACCGCTTGATGAGGGATGATACTGAAAACAGGATGACAGCAGAACCTTGGAATGAGTACCCTCAATATTTCTTTTGGGATAACGTCGCCCTCGCGTTCCATGTGGGCAAAAAG gtgTGGACCTTTGGCAGTGACAAATTGAGAGACAGCCTCACCATCAGCAAACCGGATGATATTAAAATTGAACCTGAGGTTATTGACCCTCTCGAAGCTCTGAGCATTATTCGGCAGCTCTGGCCTGAGTACCAAGAAGATCGGGTGGAACCTGATCAGGGCGTGGAGGAAAGAGGCAAATAttga